One Proteinivorax tanatarense DNA segment encodes these proteins:
- a CDS encoding RidA family protein, translating to MERTIVSTESAPKAIGPYSQANTVGNMVFTSGQIPLDPQTMEIPTQDVQEQTKLVLENLKAVVEAAGSSMDNVIKVTVFIKNMDDFGKINEVYGEYFADNPPARSCVEVARLPKDVQVEMEAIALIK from the coding sequence ATGGAAAGAACTATAGTTTCTACAGAAAGCGCTCCAAAAGCTATTGGCCCATACTCACAAGCAAATACGGTGGGCAACATGGTATTTACTTCCGGGCAAATTCCATTAGATCCACAAACCATGGAAATTCCTACCCAAGATGTGCAAGAGCAAACAAAGTTGGTGTTAGAGAATCTTAAGGCGGTAGTGGAAGCAGCAGGTAGTTCCATGGATAACGTAATAAAGGTTACTGTATTTATCAAAAACATGGATGACTTTGGAAAGATTAACGAAGTTTATGGTGAGTACTTTGCCGATAACCCACCGGCTCGTTCCTGCGTAGAGGTGGCCCGTCTTCCAAAAGATGTTCAGGTGGAAATGGAAGCTATTGCTTTAATAAAGTAA
- a CDS encoding polyphenol oxidase family protein: MSIYKFSENSLDIFVSTTDLGSFKIDTASKIPPRQSFNNLNNQTKVPLDKIVRPNLANGSDYVEVSLKDGGRGVVASKDTIDNKDGLITKDKGLYLSITTADCYPIVLHDPKQSILALAHGGWRGVVGKLEIKLLKHMVSIGAKLEDISVIYVAGICKECYVQHDQYLYDVFINKYNYPASIVGKKDNLYSIDIAAASQHNFRQVGFNGNFKNLCLCNFCNPKLFSVRRDGKNTGRILTLVGMN; encoded by the coding sequence ATGTCAATCTACAAATTTAGTGAAAATAGCTTAGATATATTTGTTTCCACCACAGATTTAGGTTCATTTAAAATCGATACAGCTTCAAAAATCCCACCAAGGCAAAGCTTTAACAATCTTAACAACCAAACTAAAGTTCCATTAGATAAAATAGTTCGCCCCAACCTTGCTAATGGAAGTGATTATGTTGAAGTTAGTTTAAAAGATGGGGGACGAGGCGTTGTTGCATCTAAAGATACTATTGATAATAAAGACGGGTTAATAACAAAAGATAAAGGATTATATTTATCAATAACTACTGCCGACTGCTATCCAATTGTGTTGCATGACCCTAAACAAAGTATCCTAGCTTTAGCACACGGCGGTTGGCGAGGTGTAGTTGGTAAGCTTGAAATAAAATTATTAAAACATATGGTTAGCATCGGGGCTAAGCTAGAGGATATCTCTGTAATTTATGTAGCCGGCATCTGCAAAGAATGCTATGTGCAGCATGACCAATATTTATACGATGTATTTATCAATAAATATAATTACCCTGCTAGTATTGTTGGTAAAAAAGATAATCTATATTCCATAGATATAGCTGCAGCATCTCAACATAATTTTCGTCAGGTTGGTTTCAACGGTAATTTTAAAAATTTATGTTTATGCAATTTCTGTAACCCAAAATTGTTCTCAGTAAGAAGGGACGGTAAAAACACTGGAAGGATACTAACATTAGTGGGGATGAATTAA
- a CDS encoding nucleoside hydrolase has translation MKKVILDVDPGIDDAMALALAFKSEKLDILGITTVAGNLPLETTTQNAANVLDVLEGKCKVYKGSEKPLEKHLRTAEHIHGPTGLGYLELPEIKENIAQQDAVTFMAEQINRYPGEITIIAVAPLTNIAKLFKDYPKIDEKIAEIIIMGGAVDVKGNVTEQAEFNIYADPEAANIVFSGKCGKTLVGLDVTLKVLLTAKELDEISCIKNKVSDAVEKMTRFYLDKYENVNKLAGCALHDPLAVGVAIQPDIVKTTPMYLEVVEQEGENRGKVLKKAQGEIIKVCKGVDSDKFLRYYIEALK, from the coding sequence ATGAAAAAAGTAATTTTAGATGTAGACCCAGGAATAGATGATGCTATGGCGTTGGCGTTAGCATTCAAAAGTGAGAAGTTAGACATTCTCGGTATAACTACAGTAGCAGGAAATCTGCCATTAGAGACTACTACCCAAAATGCAGCTAATGTGCTAGATGTTTTAGAAGGAAAGTGCAAGGTATATAAAGGAAGCGAAAAACCTCTTGAAAAACACTTGCGCACAGCAGAGCATATACATGGTCCAACAGGTTTAGGGTACTTAGAACTACCTGAAATAAAAGAAAATATAGCACAACAAGATGCTGTTACTTTTATGGCTGAACAAATTAATAGATATCCAGGAGAAATTACTATAATTGCTGTGGCTCCCCTAACAAACATAGCCAAGCTCTTTAAAGACTACCCTAAGATTGACGAAAAAATTGCTGAAATTATAATTATGGGTGGAGCAGTGGATGTTAAAGGAAACGTCACTGAACAGGCGGAATTTAATATTTATGCTGATCCTGAAGCGGCAAACATAGTTTTTTCTGGAAAATGTGGCAAAACTCTTGTAGGTTTAGATGTGACTTTAAAGGTATTGTTAACTGCTAAAGAATTAGATGAAATTTCTTGCATTAAAAATAAAGTATCAGATGCGGTAGAAAAAATGACCAGATTTTATTTAGACAAATATGAAAATGTTAATAAATTAGCAGGATGCGCACTACACGACCCATTAGCTGTAGGAGTAGCTATCCAACCTGATATAGTAAAAACAACCCCTATGTACTTAGAGGTTGTTGAACAAGAAGGCGAAAATAGAGGTAAGGTCCTTAAAAAAGCTCAAGGAGAAATTATAAAAGTTTGTAAAGGCGTAGATAGCGATAAGTTTTTAAGATATTATATAGAAGCTTTAAAATAG
- the rbsK gene encoding ribokinase: MSKVIVVGSINVDLVFKTENHPLPGETVMGKSYCQYNGGKGANQAVAAARLGSSVFMVGAVGNDEYGLSIVKDLKRDNINTKNIVQKGEATGVAAITLDKKAENSIVVIPGANHYLEPNDLPEDLISTNDIVLLQLEISIEMVEQVVKIAKNKGAKVILDPAPVSPLSETIYKHLDIIKPNEGEALKLSQKDNIDDAAQFFLDKGVENVIITLGKNGAKLYSKTTKKIFQGIEVDPVDTTAAGDSFSGALAADLSKGSNLDESIKFAIKVASKTVTKMGAQSSLPILAEVTK, encoded by the coding sequence TTGTCAAAGGTTATTGTTGTGGGAAGTATAAACGTTGATTTAGTTTTTAAAACTGAGAATCATCCATTACCTGGCGAGACTGTGATGGGAAAATCCTATTGTCAGTATAACGGTGGCAAAGGGGCTAATCAAGCAGTTGCAGCTGCCCGCTTAGGATCATCTGTTTTTATGGTAGGTGCCGTTGGTAACGATGAGTATGGACTTAGCATAGTTAAAGATTTAAAGAGAGATAATATCAATACAAAGAACATAGTTCAAAAGGGAGAGGCAACTGGTGTAGCGGCTATAACATTAGATAAAAAAGCAGAAAACTCAATAGTGGTAATTCCGGGTGCAAATCATTATTTAGAGCCAAATGATTTGCCGGAAGACTTAATTTCCACAAATGATATAGTGCTACTACAATTGGAAATATCAATTGAAATGGTGGAACAGGTGGTCAAAATAGCTAAAAATAAAGGAGCAAAAGTTATTTTAGATCCTGCCCCAGTTAGCCCTTTATCAGAAACCATTTATAAGCATTTAGATATAATTAAACCAAATGAAGGAGAGGCTTTAAAGTTATCACAAAAAGATAATATAGATGATGCTGCCCAGTTCTTTCTAGACAAAGGCGTGGAGAATGTTATTATAACATTAGGAAAGAATGGGGCAAAGTTATATAGTAAAACAACAAAAAAAATATTTCAGGGCATAGAAGTTGACCCAGTAGATACTACTGCAGCAGGTGATAGTTTTTCGGGAGCATTGGCTGCGGATTTATCTAAGGGGAGTAACCTAGATGAATCCATAAAATTTGCTATAAAAGTAGCATCAAAGACTGTAACCAAAATGGGGGCACAGTCTTCTTTGCCAATACTAGCCGAGGTGACAAAATAG
- a CDS encoding DMT family transporter has translation MIKAVQKNIHFFTGLGYATIFGFSFMFTAEVLEYISPYHLLSFRFMFAFLTMTLIQFALGNRLKVKKIPLSKKLLLLVFFQPFLYFSAETTGVRMTSSSEAGMMIALIPIFVAIFSAVFLKEYPKKVQIPFILSSVSGVIFIAIMQGRAEGEVVSNLAGIMVLLIAVLAGAGFNITSRSLSVSLTPFQRTYSMMGAGALIFSTIAVIQQGIKGELSSFFVPLTYTEVLIPLLYLGILSSVVAFFLINFTLSKVNAAQGAVFANLVTVISITAGVFIRGESFYYYHVIGAFFIITGVLGTNLLGKQKPVSSKGIYVKQEPKAS, from the coding sequence ATGATTAAAGCTGTTCAAAAAAACATTCACTTTTTTACAGGCTTAGGTTATGCAACTATTTTTGGATTTTCTTTTATGTTTACAGCTGAAGTGCTGGAGTATATTTCTCCGTATCATCTTTTGAGTTTCAGGTTTATGTTTGCCTTTTTGACTATGACCTTAATTCAATTTGCTTTGGGGAATAGACTAAAAGTAAAAAAAATTCCTCTTAGCAAAAAATTATTATTACTTGTATTTTTTCAGCCCTTTTTATATTTTAGCGCTGAAACGACAGGCGTAAGAATGACCTCGTCATCAGAAGCAGGCATGATGATTGCCTTAATTCCAATTTTTGTAGCAATTTTTAGCGCTGTATTCCTAAAAGAGTATCCCAAAAAGGTCCAAATTCCTTTTATTCTATCCTCGGTTTCCGGGGTGATATTTATCGCTATAATGCAAGGAAGAGCTGAGGGAGAGGTAGTTTCGAATTTGGCTGGAATAATGGTATTGTTAATTGCAGTGTTGGCTGGTGCTGGTTTTAATATCACATCCAGAAGCTTATCTGTTTCTCTTACTCCATTTCAAAGAACATACTCTATGATGGGAGCAGGAGCATTAATTTTCTCCACAATTGCCGTTATTCAACAAGGTATAAAGGGAGAGCTTAGTTCTTTTTTTGTTCCCCTTACTTATACTGAAGTACTAATACCACTTTTATATCTTGGTATTTTATCATCAGTGGTAGCTTTCTTTTTAATTAACTTTACTCTATCTAAGGTCAATGCAGCTCAAGGGGCAGTATTTGCCAACCTAGTTACAGTTATATCAATTACTGCCGGAGTTTTTATCAGAGGCGAATCCTTTTATTACTATCATGTTATAGGAGCTTTCTTTATCATAACCGGAGTACTTGGAACTAATTTATTAGGAAAACAAAAGCCTGTATCTTCTAAAGGTATATATGTAAAACAAGAGCCGAAAGCTAGTTAA
- a CDS encoding S26 family signal peptidase produces MELNLRENHYFVMRDNRLNSGDSRI; encoded by the coding sequence ATAGAGTTAAATTTAAGAGAAAACCATTATTTCGTTATGAGAGACAACAGATTAAATAGTGGCGATTCTCGTATTTAA
- a CDS encoding arginine deiminase, which translates to MPVNSDIGQLKKVIVHRPSDELEYLTPKYLEQLLFDEIPWLGRAQKEHDLFVKNLETQGIEVFYLTDLIEEVLQTESLKEEFIIKHLDLSHIANLSTRQAVHDYLMEKDASYVVKTLIRGLKKDYVQTLKECKSLSDQTTKTFPFYLAPIPSMYFSRDQSVTVGKNVMLGSMLNDSRQRETLFMEYISKYHSQFSDYECALDKPIPRGLEGGDVIMASEDLVIIGLSERTTEQAIETVAQQLLIDKRLVKEVLVLQIPAQRAYMHLDTVFNMVDIDKFILYPGIKDEIYTYRLTAKNSKKVEATKAGELKKALSESLGYSVNIIYTGGDDPITAAREQWGDSTNTLALSPGTVIAYNRNVVTNDIMRKNGIEVIEFEGSELVRGRGGPRCMSMPFERLSL; encoded by the coding sequence ATGCCTGTAAATTCAGATATAGGTCAACTTAAAAAAGTAATAGTTCATAGACCATCAGATGAGCTGGAATATTTAACTCCAAAATATTTAGAACAGCTATTGTTTGATGAAATTCCGTGGTTAGGAAGAGCCCAAAAAGAGCATGATTTGTTTGTTAAAAACTTAGAGACTCAAGGAATTGAAGTTTTTTACCTAACAGATTTAATCGAAGAAGTTCTACAAACAGAGAGTTTAAAAGAGGAGTTTATAATAAAACACTTAGATTTAAGTCATATAGCCAATCTTAGCACTCGACAAGCCGTACATGATTACCTTATGGAAAAAGATGCAAGCTATGTAGTTAAAACACTAATTAGAGGATTAAAAAAAGATTATGTACAAACTCTAAAAGAATGTAAATCATTATCTGATCAAACTACAAAAACCTTTCCATTTTACTTGGCCCCTATTCCAAGTATGTATTTTTCGAGAGACCAAAGCGTTACAGTTGGCAAAAATGTAATGTTAGGGTCAATGCTAAATGATTCTAGACAAAGGGAAACATTATTTATGGAATATATAAGCAAATATCATAGTCAATTTTCAGACTATGAATGTGCACTGGATAAGCCTATCCCTCGTGGACTTGAGGGAGGGGATGTTATCATGGCATCAGAAGATTTAGTGATTATAGGTCTTTCTGAAAGAACAACTGAACAAGCTATAGAAACAGTAGCTCAACAGTTGTTAATAGATAAACGGTTAGTTAAAGAAGTTTTAGTTCTCCAGATTCCAGCACAACGAGCATACATGCATTTGGATACTGTTTTTAATATGGTAGATATAGATAAATTTATACTCTATCCAGGAATAAAAGACGAAATTTATACTTACAGGCTAACGGCTAAAAATTCTAAAAAAGTTGAAGCCACAAAAGCTGGGGAATTGAAAAAAGCTCTTTCAGAGTCTTTAGGTTATAGCGTTAACATTATTTATACTGGAGGAGATGATCCTATTACTGCTGCTAGGGAACAATGGGGTGATAGCACAAATACATTAGCATTATCCCCAGGTACAGTAATAGCCTATAACAGAAATGTTGTAACAAATGATATAATGAGGAAAAATGGCATAGAAGTTATAGAATTTGAAGGCTCAGAGTTAGTTAGAGGCCGGGGAGGACCCCGTTGCATGTCAATGCCCTTTGAAAGACTATCACTATAG
- a CDS encoding ABC transporter permease: MKKVWGLIMVLCVFVYIFTHGLLANTSIPNLFPKGQGFLLVSFFLILAVIIKYVSKQREEIFVNFKDSIFMDSESTKRSAKIFLRKFGRNKLVWFAVPILVILIGMAFFPSFFATYSPQPVYGPYDMPSDRSPSREHFFGLTFNGLDLWSLLVFQAKDVLLIPVKATFYSFVLGLVLGALAGYLGGFADFLVCWMVNSFLAFVPLVLFMTVLAFVGFGRMDVRIWLYSIYGGCLLSKVVRAQFLSLREREFVQAAESLGCSEFEVIFKHMVINCWSLLLVQSTLFMGQILTMDAALAFLGFGGVGWAEILGQYSSWGFNDPWMMFFPGLLLFLVIVSINILGEGIRTGLGVDDYA, encoded by the coding sequence GTGAAAAAAGTTTGGGGACTAATTATGGTGCTGTGTGTGTTTGTTTATATTTTTACTCATGGACTTTTGGCCAACACTTCGATACCTAATTTATTTCCTAAGGGACAAGGTTTTCTATTAGTTTCATTTTTTTTGATACTAGCCGTTATAATAAAATATGTAAGCAAACAAAGAGAAGAAATTTTTGTTAATTTTAAAGATAGTATTTTTATGGACTCTGAATCTACTAAACGCTCAGCAAAAATATTTTTAAGGAAGTTTGGAAGAAATAAGCTGGTTTGGTTTGCTGTTCCTATACTGGTTATTTTAATTGGCATGGCTTTTTTTCCTAGTTTTTTTGCTACTTATAGTCCACAGCCGGTTTATGGTCCTTATGATATGCCAAGTGATAGATCACCTTCTAGAGAACATTTTTTTGGTCTTACCTTTAACGGATTAGATTTATGGTCCTTATTGGTATTTCAGGCAAAAGATGTATTGTTAATTCCTGTTAAAGCTACATTTTACAGTTTTGTTTTAGGGTTGGTATTGGGTGCTTTAGCTGGATATTTAGGAGGATTTGCTGATTTTTTGGTGTGTTGGATGGTAAATAGTTTTTTGGCTTTTGTTCCTTTGGTTCTATTTATGACTGTCTTAGCATTTGTTGGTTTTGGTAGAATGGATGTAAGAATTTGGCTCTATAGTATATATGGTGGATGTTTACTTTCTAAGGTAGTAAGAGCTCAATTTTTAAGCTTGCGGGAAAGAGAATTTGTGCAAGCTGCAGAATCGTTGGGGTGCAGTGAGTTTGAAGTTATTTTTAAACATATGGTTATAAACTGTTGGAGTCTACTACTTGTTCAGTCTACTCTGTTCATGGGTCAGATACTAACTATGGATGCAGCTTTAGCCTTTTTAGGATTTGGAGGAGTAGGTTGGGCAGAAATATTGGGACAGTATTCATCATGGGGTTTTAATGATCCGTGGATGATGTTTTTTCCTGGCTTATTACTTTTCTTAGTAATTGTATCTATAAACATATTAGGAGAGGGTATCAGAACAGGATTGGGGGTAGATGATTATGCTTAA
- a CDS encoding flagellar hook-basal body protein, whose amino-acid sequence MRSLWIGGSGLMSHQTNIDNIGNNISNVNTNGYKKNRTSFEDMLYANVQQNIDPVVGELRQTPAGIQIGNGVMVSGSKQVFSQGALNSTGETWDLAIEGPGFFGVDVDGVTHLTRDGNFSVDSEGNLVNSSGYMVDGDFQDLSQATNISINPQGEVYGNLPGQEEAALIGDINTYNVDNPEGLLSVGDNLLLATENSGDPQIFQSNIKQGALEGSNVDLAEELTNIITAQRTYQATAKTIHTADEMMGQANNIKR is encoded by the coding sequence ATGAGGTCATTATGGATTGGCGGATCAGGACTTATGTCCCACCAAACAAATATCGATAATATTGGTAATAATATCTCTAACGTTAATACTAATGGTTATAAAAAAAATAGAACAAGTTTTGAGGACATGCTTTATGCTAATGTACAGCAAAATATAGATCCTGTTGTTGGGGAACTTCGCCAAACTCCTGCTGGAATTCAAATTGGAAACGGAGTAATGGTTTCTGGAAGCAAACAAGTATTTAGTCAAGGTGCTTTAAACAGCACTGGCGAAACATGGGATTTAGCAATCGAAGGTCCTGGATTTTTTGGTGTAGATGTTGACGGAGTAACCCACTTAACTAGAGATGGGAATTTTAGTGTGGATTCTGAGGGGAATCTAGTTAATTCCAGTGGATATATGGTGGATGGTGATTTTCAAGATTTAAGCCAAGCGACAAATATATCAATTAATCCTCAAGGAGAGGTCTATGGAAATTTACCTGGTCAAGAAGAAGCAGCCTTAATCGGGGATATAAATACTTATAATGTAGATAATCCCGAAGGATTACTATCAGTTGGGGATAATCTTTTATTGGCTACCGAAAATTCCGGTGACCCACAAATATTTCAGTCAAACATTAAGCAAGGTGCTCTAGAAGGTTCTAATGTAGACTTAGCTGAAGAACTAACAAACATAATAACCGCTCAAAGGACATATCAGGCCACTGCAAAAACAATACATACTGCAGATGAGATGATGGGTCAAGCTAATAATATAAAGAGGTAA
- a CDS encoding flagellar hook-basal body protein: MIRGLQLSSQGMIAQQKKQENIANNIVNANTNGYKKDQSVVGAKPEMFIHRLNDAVMETSFGRRDLMPGVGGLGTGTIVDETFTNFTQGNIVQTDRNADLALVGEGFFTVQQDGETFLTRDGEFNVDSQGNLVTNKGAFVLGQNGLINVGSDDFTVNEQGQIFVDNELVDSLDITGVENPNSMLKMGENLLQLTDDSVEVGANTIVKQNYLEQSNVNLGEEMVDMISTMRAYEANQKAIHTQDETLGKAVNEIAQLR; this comes from the coding sequence ATGATTCGAGGTTTGCAACTCTCTAGTCAGGGTATGATTGCTCAGCAAAAAAAACAAGAAAATATCGCAAATAACATAGTTAATGCTAACACCAATGGATATAAAAAAGATCAAAGTGTAGTAGGTGCGAAACCAGAAATGTTTATACATAGACTTAACGATGCAGTTATGGAGACTTCTTTTGGAAGAAGAGATCTTATGCCGGGAGTAGGAGGCTTAGGAACAGGAACTATAGTTGATGAAACATTTACAAACTTTACTCAAGGGAATATAGTACAGACAGACCGAAATGCCGACCTTGCTTTGGTGGGAGAAGGTTTTTTTACTGTTCAACAAGACGGAGAAACATTTCTAACTAGGGATGGAGAGTTTAACGTAGATTCTCAAGGGAATCTTGTTACTAATAAAGGGGCTTTTGTCTTAGGTCAAAATGGTCTAATAAATGTAGGTAGTGATGATTTTACTGTAAATGAACAGGGGCAAATTTTTGTAGATAACGAGTTGGTGGACTCTTTGGATATAACTGGAGTGGAAAACCCTAACTCTATGTTGAAAATGGGAGAAAATCTTTTGCAATTGACAGATGATAGCGTAGAAGTGGGCGCTAATACTATAGTTAAACAGAACTATCTAGAACAGTCAAATGTAAACTTAGGAGAAGAAATGGTTGATATGATATCTACTATGAGAGCATATGAAGCAAATCAAAAAGCAATTCATACACAAGATGAAACTTTAGGCAAAGCAGTAAATGAAATAGCACAGCTACGTTAA
- a CDS encoding rod shape-determining protein: MLFKIGKDIGVDLGTASVLVTVKGKGVVLNEPSVVAIDSDRDKTLAVGEEARSMLGRTPLNISAIRPLREGVIADFDITENMLRYFIQKAAGNSPFFKPRVMVCVPAGITSVEQRAVIEAVLNIGAKDVFLIEEPRAAALGADLDIFEPFGNMVIDIGGGTTDVAVISLGDIVKKESIRVGGDKLDEAIVRHIRDKHNLMIGERSAEEVKIQVASADPSTRNKTMEVRGRDIVTGLPKTLTVDSEMAYEAIKEPVNSILRSTHMVLEKTPPELAADIIDKGIVMTGGGALLHGLDTFLTDKLQCPVFIAEDPISSVVRGTGIALEMLDNIMDTLASSKKPV; this comes from the coding sequence ATGTTGTTTAAAATAGGTAAAGATATAGGGGTTGATCTAGGCACTGCCAGTGTTCTAGTTACTGTTAAAGGGAAGGGAGTTGTTTTAAATGAACCTTCTGTAGTAGCTATAGATAGTGATAGAGATAAAACTTTGGCAGTGGGGGAAGAGGCTAGAAGTATGCTAGGCAGAACTCCCCTTAATATTTCTGCTATTAGACCTCTAAGAGAAGGAGTAATTGCAGATTTTGATATAACAGAAAATATGTTGAGATATTTTATACAAAAAGCAGCTGGGAATTCTCCTTTTTTTAAGCCTAGAGTTATGGTTTGTGTGCCGGCAGGGATTACATCGGTGGAGCAAAGAGCTGTAATAGAGGCAGTACTTAACATAGGAGCTAAGGATGTATTTTTAATAGAAGAGCCTCGGGCGGCTGCACTGGGAGCTGACTTAGATATATTTGAACCCTTTGGCAATATGGTTATTGACATAGGTGGAGGGACAACGGATGTGGCGGTAATTTCTTTAGGAGATATAGTAAAAAAGGAAAGTATTCGTGTAGGCGGAGATAAACTGGATGAGGCGATTGTAAGACATATAAGGGACAAGCATAATTTGATGATTGGTGAAAGGTCTGCTGAAGAAGTTAAGATCCAGGTAGCTTCTGCTGATCCTAGCACCAGGAACAAAACAATGGAAGTGAGAGGAAGGGACATAGTTACAGGGCTTCCCAAAACCTTGACAGTAGATTCGGAAATGGCCTATGAAGCAATCAAAGAACCGGTTAACTCCATATTAAGAAGCACTCATATGGTACTAGAGAAAACCCCCCCAGAGTTAGCTGCTGACATTATTGATAAGGGTATAGTAATGACGGGAGGAGGAGCTTTATTACATGGTTTAGACACTTTTTTAACTGATAAGCTTCAGTGCCCTGTTTTTATAGCAGAAGACCCTATATCTTCTGTAGTTAGAGGAACGGGTATAGCATTAGAAATGTTGGACAACATAATGGATACACTTGCCAGCAGTAAAAAACCGGTTTAA
- the spoIIID gene encoding sporulation transcriptional regulator SpoIIID has product MNDYIVERVLTISAYVIETEATVRKVSEMYGVSKSTVHKDLTERLPEINKELAEKVRKILEKNKKERHIRGGIATKNKYLFSKA; this is encoded by the coding sequence ATGAATGACTATATAGTAGAACGAGTGCTAACTATAAGCGCATATGTGATAGAAACTGAAGCAACAGTTAGAAAGGTATCGGAAATGTATGGAGTTAGTAAAAGTACCGTTCATAAAGACTTAACAGAAAGACTGCCTGAAATAAACAAGGAACTGGCAGAAAAGGTTCGAAAAATATTAGAAAAAAATAAAAAAGAACGCCACATAAGAGGAGGAATAGCAACAAAAAACAAATATTTGTTTTCTAAAGCTTAA
- a CDS encoding M23 family metallopeptidase — MKKYYIKMKKILLQFYLRLKESTVVFIKKANKCIRQGFKKFMGLPKYIKTASAYVVFIVLLLSFTFWRINSLPSFSVQDTPSQPNVENKMNHNIYDEMEISRDFEDEKGEEKEEPITEQESEEVTTEIANLSWPLQGEVVKKFNDMWTLNSTHQPITGIAIQAETDSKVRAALSGSVEQVYNDPMHGNTVVIANEKYTTVYSSLSSEILVNEGQKVSKGDSLGTPGNSSLLDISPSFLLFEVTEINSEGKSEYIDPLSLLE, encoded by the coding sequence ATGAAGAAATATTATATAAAAATGAAAAAGATTTTATTACAATTTTACTTAAGGTTAAAGGAAAGCACAGTAGTGTTTATAAAAAAAGCAAATAAATGTATAAGACAAGGTTTTAAAAAATTTATGGGACTACCCAAATATATAAAAACAGCTTCAGCATATGTTGTTTTTATAGTGTTATTGCTATCTTTTACTTTTTGGAGAATAAACTCCTTGCCATCCTTTTCTGTGCAGGATACACCTTCTCAACCTAATGTTGAAAACAAGATGAACCATAACATTTATGACGAAATGGAAATCAGCAGAGACTTCGAAGATGAAAAAGGAGAAGAAAAAGAAGAACCCATAACAGAACAAGAATCTGAAGAAGTAACAACGGAAATAGCTAACTTGTCATGGCCTTTGCAGGGAGAAGTGGTTAAAAAATTTAATGATATGTGGACACTTAATAGTACCCATCAACCAATAACAGGAATTGCAATTCAAGCTGAAACCGATAGTAAAGTGAGGGCTGCGCTATCAGGTTCCGTTGAACAGGTCTATAATGACCCTATGCATGGAAATACAGTTGTCATAGCTAATGAAAAATACACCACTGTTTACTCCAGTCTATCCTCTGAAATATTGGTAAATGAGGGGCAGAAAGTTTCTAAAGGTGACAGCTTAGGAACTCCAGGAAATTCTTCGCTATTAGACATTTCGCCATCCTTCCTCTTGTTTGAAGTAACTGAGATAAATAGCGAAGGAAAAAGTGAATACATAGATCCACTTTCTTTGCTTGAATAG